From Rhodococcus antarcticus, the proteins below share one genomic window:
- a CDS encoding ATP-grasp domain-containing protein, translated as MASDLHRSNRTVIALHENPEWWAPFQVAFDAEGVDVEQWLLTGEGELDLDSVPPEAVFWSRMSASAPSRGHALGKEQARGVLAWLESHGRTVVNGRGVLELEMSKVAQHAALRAAGIDVPRTVAVLGGPQRLVAAAERVGAPFVTKHDQGGKGLGVRLYGSVEELADTAAELDPPANGVWLVQEYVAPAEPFVTRVEIVGGEHLYSVRVSTEQGFELCPADACAAPGAAPLFALREGYTPPQLGAYQQFLRRNGIDVVGLEFVETADGRLVTYDVNTNTNYNPDVEAVAPRSGPRAIARLLAARAG; from the coding sequence GTGGCCTCTGACCTGCACAGATCGAACCGCACGGTGATCGCCCTGCACGAGAACCCCGAGTGGTGGGCGCCGTTCCAGGTCGCCTTCGACGCCGAGGGGGTCGACGTCGAGCAGTGGTTGCTGACCGGCGAGGGCGAGCTGGACCTGGACTCCGTTCCGCCGGAGGCGGTGTTCTGGTCGCGGATGAGCGCCTCGGCCCCGAGCCGCGGGCACGCCCTGGGCAAGGAGCAGGCGCGCGGGGTGCTCGCCTGGCTGGAGTCGCACGGGCGCACGGTGGTCAACGGGCGCGGTGTGCTCGAGCTGGAGATGAGCAAGGTCGCCCAGCACGCGGCCCTGCGGGCAGCCGGGATCGACGTGCCGCGGACGGTGGCCGTGCTCGGGGGGCCGCAGCGGCTGGTGGCGGCCGCGGAGCGGGTCGGGGCGCCCTTCGTGACCAAGCACGACCAGGGCGGCAAGGGTCTCGGCGTGCGGTTGTACGGCTCGGTCGAGGAGCTCGCCGACACCGCCGCCGAGCTCGATCCGCCTGCGAACGGGGTGTGGCTGGTCCAGGAGTACGTGGCGCCGGCGGAGCCGTTCGTGACCCGCGTGGAGATCGTCGGCGGGGAGCACCTCTACTCGGTGCGGGTCTCCACCGAGCAGGGCTTCGAGCTCTGCCCCGCCGACGCGTGCGCCGCTCCCGGCGCGGCACCGTTGTTCGCGCTGCGCGAGGGCTACACCCCGCCCCAGCTCGGTGCCTACCAGCAGTTCCTGCGCCGCAACGGGATCGACGTGGTCGGCCTCGAGTTCGTGGAGACGGCGGACGGACGCCTGGTCACCTACGACGTGAACACGAACACCAACTACAACCCGGACGTCGAGGCCGTGGCCCCCCGGTCCGGACCGCGCGCGATCGCCCGCCTGCTCGCGGCCCGCGCAGGCTGA
- a CDS encoding precorrin-8X methylmutase, producing the protein MTRVVHPIEVRSYEILRSRLRLEHLPPLTRAVAERVVHTTADTSWAGEVLTDEAALRAGRAALLAGAELVVDARMVAAGVTSRASSVVLDEPGVAELAAAEGLTRSAAGVRLAARRVPAGAVWAVGNAPTALQELLRLAAAGELAPALVVGVPVGFVGAVEAKAALRASGLPAVSTPGERGGTPVAVAVLNALLYTDLTDTDLTDTDPEGPA; encoded by the coding sequence GTGACGCGCGTCGTGCACCCCATCGAGGTGCGCTCCTACGAGATCCTGCGGTCGCGGCTCCGCCTGGAGCACCTGCCGCCCCTGACCCGGGCCGTCGCCGAGCGCGTCGTGCACACCACCGCCGACACCTCCTGGGCGGGCGAGGTGCTCACCGACGAGGCCGCGCTGCGGGCGGGTCGGGCCGCGCTGCTCGCCGGCGCCGAGCTGGTGGTGGACGCCCGCATGGTCGCCGCCGGGGTCACCAGCCGGGCGTCGTCGGTGGTGCTGGACGAGCCCGGTGTCGCCGAGCTCGCCGCTGCAGAGGGGCTGACGCGCTCGGCTGCCGGGGTCCGGCTGGCGGCCCGCCGGGTGCCCGCCGGGGCCGTGTGGGCCGTGGGCAACGCCCCCACTGCCCTCCAGGAGCTGCTGCGGCTGGCCGCGGCCGGGGAGCTCGCGCCCGCGCTGGTGGTCGGCGTCCCCGTCGGCTTCGTCGGCGCGGTGGAGGCGAAGGCCGCGCTCCGCGCGTCCGGCCTGCCGGCGGTGAGCACGCCCGGCGAGCGCGGCGGCACCCCGGTGGCCGTCGCGGTCCTCAACGCCCTGCTCTACACCGACCTCACCGACACCGACCTCACCGACACTGACCCGGAGGGACCCGCGTGA
- a CDS encoding sirohydrochlorin chelatase yields MSALLLLPDPTATGAALGPELAAVLADVQEALPDVLVSASLAELVERGEQDVVALPLVPGAAGYDPGILELALRQQAPGATVTLARALGPHPLLVELAAQRVLAALDGAAPAEVGVLVVGPGSHDPEANAEVAKVARLLQEGRDFALVEVAYLADTGPDVAAGLARCRALGAGRVVVLPHAVVDPGFAARVAERAAGEEGVHVAGHLAASPELTALVVERHHEARHGDLRMSCDVCAYRELQPHPHEHAGA; encoded by the coding sequence GTGAGCGCCCTGCTCCTGCTGCCCGACCCCACCGCGACCGGCGCCGCCCTGGGCCCCGAGCTCGCCGCGGTGCTCGCCGACGTGCAGGAGGCGCTGCCCGACGTGCTCGTCTCGGCCTCCCTCGCCGAGCTCGTCGAGCGGGGCGAGCAGGACGTGGTGGCCCTGCCCCTGGTGCCGGGGGCCGCGGGGTACGACCCCGGCATCCTCGAGCTGGCGCTGCGCCAGCAGGCCCCCGGTGCGACCGTGACCCTGGCCCGCGCCCTCGGCCCGCACCCGCTGCTGGTCGAGCTGGCCGCGCAGCGGGTCCTGGCGGCGCTCGACGGCGCCGCACCCGCGGAGGTCGGCGTGCTGGTCGTCGGTCCCGGCTCCCACGACCCTGAGGCGAACGCGGAGGTGGCCAAGGTCGCCCGGCTGCTGCAGGAGGGGCGCGACTTCGCGCTCGTCGAGGTGGCGTACCTGGCGGACACCGGGCCGGACGTGGCCGCAGGCCTCGCGCGCTGCCGGGCGCTGGGCGCCGGGCGGGTGGTGGTGCTGCCGCACGCCGTGGTGGACCCCGGCTTCGCCGCGCGGGTCGCCGAACGGGCCGCGGGGGAGGAGGGCGTGCACGTCGCCGGGCACCTGGCCGCGAGTCCCGAGCTCACCGCGCTGGTGGTGGAGCGCCACCACGAGGCGCGGCACGGCGACCTGCGGATGAGCTGCGACGTCTGCGCCTACCGCGAGCTTCAGCCGCACCCGCACGAGCACGCCGGTGCCTAG
- the cobA gene encoding uroporphyrinogen-III C-methyltransferase, giving the protein MPSSVSSPYLVGLELRGRRVVVVGAGTVAQRRLSRLLATGADVLVVSPEATPAVEGMAEAGQLRWEQRAYADGDLDGAWYALAATADPAVNATVLADAERRRVFCVRADDASRGTAVTPATAEHDGLTLGVLAGGRPRRSAAVRTALLEALQTGLVDDTAEPVTPGVALVGGGPGDPDLITVRGRRLLARADVVVTDRLGPAELLHELPAHVQVIDASKIPYGRAMAQEHINAALVEHARAGKFVVRLKGGDPYLFGRGFEEVQACVAAGVAVTVVPGITSAFAAASAADVPVTHRGVAHEVVVISGHVAPDDPRSLVDWPSVGRLRGTVVLLMAVERVGAFAAALVQHGRSADTPVAVVADGTLRTQQVVRCTLADVEEQVRAHGVRPPAIVVVGDVAGLPRGIVEPTTIV; this is encoded by the coding sequence GTGCCTAGCTCGGTCAGCAGCCCCTACCTGGTGGGCCTCGAGCTGCGCGGGCGCCGCGTGGTGGTGGTGGGGGCGGGCACCGTCGCGCAGCGCCGGCTGTCCCGGCTGCTCGCCACCGGGGCGGACGTGCTCGTCGTGTCCCCGGAGGCCACCCCGGCCGTCGAGGGGATGGCCGAGGCCGGCCAGCTGAGGTGGGAGCAGCGGGCCTACGCCGACGGTGACCTCGACGGCGCCTGGTACGCCCTCGCCGCCACCGCCGACCCGGCGGTGAACGCGACGGTGCTCGCCGACGCCGAGCGCCGCCGGGTGTTCTGCGTCCGGGCCGACGACGCGTCGCGGGGCACCGCGGTGACCCCGGCCACGGCTGAGCACGACGGGCTGACCCTGGGCGTGCTGGCGGGGGGGCGCCCGCGGCGCTCGGCCGCGGTGCGCACGGCGCTGCTCGAGGCCCTGCAGACCGGGCTGGTCGACGACACCGCCGAGCCCGTGACGCCCGGGGTGGCCCTGGTGGGCGGGGGCCCGGGCGACCCCGACCTCATCACCGTCCGCGGGCGCCGGCTGCTGGCCCGGGCGGACGTGGTCGTCACCGACCGCCTGGGTCCGGCGGAGCTGCTGCACGAGCTGCCCGCCCACGTGCAGGTGATCGACGCCTCGAAGATCCCCTACGGCCGCGCCATGGCCCAGGAGCACATCAACGCCGCGCTCGTCGAGCACGCCCGTGCGGGAAAGTTCGTGGTGCGGCTCAAGGGCGGGGACCCGTACCTGTTCGGCCGCGGGTTCGAGGAGGTGCAGGCGTGCGTGGCCGCCGGGGTGGCCGTCACCGTCGTCCCGGGCATCACCAGCGCGTTCGCCGCAGCCTCGGCCGCCGACGTGCCGGTGACGCACCGGGGGGTGGCCCACGAGGTGGTGGTGATCTCCGGGCACGTCGCACCCGACGACCCGCGCTCGCTGGTCGACTGGCCCTCGGTCGGCCGGCTGCGCGGCACGGTGGTGCTGCTGATGGCCGTGGAGCGGGTGGGCGCGTTCGCGGCGGCGCTCGTGCAGCACGGGCGGTCGGCCGACACCCCGGTGGCGGTGGTGGCCGACGGGACGCTGCGCACCCAGCAGGTGGTGCGCTGCACGCTGGCCGACGTCGAGGAACAGGTGCGCGCCCACGGGGTGCGTCCGCCCGCGATCGTGGTGGTCGGCGACGTGGCGGGCCTGCCACGGGGGATCGTGGAGCCGACCACGATCGTGTGA
- a CDS encoding TetR/AcrR family transcriptional regulator has protein sequence MSVSVPALPGATVREQEIFTATLDLVAEHGYDRLTMDAIAAASRAGKATLYRRWASKAELVVAAVVELKSRTTPSPRDTGTLRGDLLSGVCVEMGLDDPRQMAIMSGLSTAIHSDPELREAFVEGFLAPRRIELEQVFQRAVDRGELPDGADVALLATVLPALAVYHTTFATEQVRDPGFMTRVVDQVVLPMTDQHAPR, from the coding sequence GTGTCGGTCAGCGTGCCCGCCCTGCCGGGGGCCACCGTCCGGGAGCAGGAGATCTTCACCGCGACGCTCGACCTGGTCGCCGAGCACGGCTACGACCGGCTCACCATGGACGCCATCGCCGCGGCGTCGCGAGCGGGGAAGGCAACCCTGTACCGCCGGTGGGCCTCCAAGGCCGAGCTCGTCGTCGCCGCGGTGGTCGAGCTGAAGTCCCGCACCACGCCGTCGCCGCGCGACACCGGCACCCTGCGCGGGGACCTGCTCTCGGGTGTCTGCGTCGAGATGGGCCTGGACGATCCGCGCCAGATGGCGATCATGAGCGGCCTCTCCACGGCCATCCACTCAGACCCGGAGCTCCGGGAGGCCTTCGTCGAGGGATTCCTGGCCCCCCGCCGGATCGAGCTGGAACAGGTCTTCCAGCGCGCCGTCGACCGGGGCGAGCTCCCCGACGGGGCGGACGTGGCGCTGCTCGCCACCGTGCTGCCCGCCCTCGCCGTCTACCACACCACCTTCGCGACCGAGCAGGTCCGGGACCCGGGGTTCATGACCCGGGTCGTCGACCAGGTCGTGCTCCCCATGACCGACCAGCACGCCCCGCGCTGA
- a CDS encoding MFS transporter has translation MSDTSLSKPVTDRTAGDPGRSGVTPAGGAPSRLGVALVVISAAQLMVVLDASIVNIALPYVQTDLGFSPENLSWIVNAYTLAFGGLLLLGGRLGDLLGRRRMFMVGVGVFALASLLGGLATGETTLISARVLQGVGAAIASPTALALITTTFPAGAARNRAFGIYAAMSGAGAAVGLILGGALTEASWRWTFFINVPIGLLVLFMAPRVLPESVKGDGHFDIPGAVTATAGLASLVYGLTQAVNGWGRVQTLGWIIAGVVLIAAFLVIETRSAHPLMPMRVLRNRNRAVSYLAMLATGSALFAMFYFLSLYVQQVLGYSAITTGVSFLPFAIGIGISAQVAGKLITLVDPRFVSASGGAMAAVGLLWMSQLEVGSSYFPHLFGPMVVIALGLGLTFVPLTLTAVSGVEKEDSGVASAVLNTMQQVGGALGLSLLATVAASASRNSSALTSGAQPRLAALQAAVDGYTSAFTTGAVITAVAAVVVLVGLNISKTELSPDQESPVHVG, from the coding sequence ATGTCCGACACATCCCTGTCGAAGCCGGTCACCGACCGCACCGCCGGTGACCCCGGCCGGTCCGGGGTCACCCCCGCAGGCGGAGCGCCGTCCCGCCTCGGGGTGGCCCTGGTCGTCATCAGCGCCGCCCAGCTGATGGTCGTGCTCGACGCGAGCATCGTGAACATCGCGCTGCCCTACGTGCAGACCGACCTCGGCTTCTCCCCGGAGAACCTGTCCTGGATCGTCAACGCCTACACGCTCGCCTTCGGCGGACTCCTGCTGCTCGGCGGACGCCTCGGCGACCTGCTGGGCCGCCGCCGCATGTTCATGGTCGGAGTGGGTGTCTTCGCGCTGGCCTCGCTGCTGGGCGGCCTGGCCACCGGGGAGACCACGCTGATCTCCGCCCGCGTCCTGCAGGGCGTCGGGGCCGCGATCGCCTCACCCACCGCGCTGGCCCTCATCACCACCACGTTCCCCGCGGGTGCGGCCCGCAACCGGGCCTTCGGCATCTACGCCGCGATGTCCGGAGCCGGCGCGGCCGTCGGCCTGATCCTGGGCGGCGCGCTCACCGAGGCCTCCTGGCGGTGGACCTTCTTCATCAACGTCCCCATCGGCCTGCTCGTGCTGTTCATGGCCCCCCGGGTGCTCCCGGAGTCGGTCAAGGGTGACGGCCACTTCGACATCCCCGGTGCGGTCACCGCGACCGCCGGGCTCGCGTCGCTGGTCTACGGGCTCACCCAGGCCGTGAACGGCTGGGGGCGCGTCCAGACCCTGGGCTGGATCATCGCCGGCGTCGTGCTCATCGCCGCGTTCCTCGTCATCGAGACCCGCTCGGCCCACCCGCTCATGCCGATGCGCGTGCTGCGCAACCGCAACCGTGCGGTGAGCTACCTCGCCATGCTGGCCACCGGCTCGGCGCTGTTCGCGATGTTCTACTTCCTGAGCCTCTACGTCCAGCAGGTGCTGGGCTACTCCGCCATCACCACCGGCGTCTCGTTCCTGCCGTTCGCCATCGGCATCGGCATCTCCGCCCAGGTCGCCGGCAAGCTCATCACCCTGGTCGACCCGCGGTTCGTCAGTGCATCCGGTGGTGCCATGGCCGCGGTGGGTCTGCTCTGGATGTCCCAGCTCGAGGTGGGCTCCAGCTACTTCCCGCACCTGTTCGGGCCGATGGTCGTCATCGCGCTTGGCCTCGGTCTCACCTTCGTCCCGCTGACCCTGACCGCCGTCAGCGGCGTGGAGAAGGAGGACTCCGGGGTGGCCTCGGCCGTGCTCAACACGATGCAGCAGGTCGGCGGCGCGCTGGGGCTGTCCCTGCTGGCCACCGTCGCGGCCTCCGCCAGCCGGAACAGCTCGGCGCTGACGTCCGGCGCCCAGCCACGGCTGGCCGCGCTGCAGGCGGCCGTGGACGGCTACACCTCGGCGTTCACCACCGGCGCCGTCATCACCGCCGTGGCCGCCGTGGTCGTCCTCGTGGGGCTGAACATCTCCAAGACCGAGCTCTCCCCCGACCAGGAGAGCCCGGTGCACGTGGGCTGA
- a CDS encoding serine protein kinase RIO, translated as MPHDIPGPRRSRPGRFDDDPTPRSRRRAPAVWDATDAPVPGGPTPSTWPDAVHGPVPRPGWLVTDAAATDTELGVLKTGKEADVNLIERAVPGGPSCLLAAKRYRSPEHRLFHRDAGYTEGRRVRRSRETRAMAHRTEFGRQLLAGQWAAAEFAALTRLTELGAPVPYPVQLLGTEVLLEYLDEPDGSAAPRLAQLRLDRAHLARLWHQLVDVLGLLADEGLAHGDLSPYNLLVHRGDLVVIDLPQVVDVVANPRGAEIARRDVTVMCTWFTSRGLVQDPDDVLAVLGRP; from the coding sequence GTGCCCCACGACATCCCCGGCCCCCGGCGCTCCCGGCCCGGCCGGTTCGACGACGACCCCACCCCCCGGTCCCGACGCCGCGCGCCGGCCGTCTGGGACGCGACGGACGCGCCCGTCCCCGGGGGGCCGACCCCCAGCACCTGGCCCGACGCCGTGCACGGCCCGGTACCGCGGCCGGGCTGGCTGGTGACCGACGCCGCCGCCACCGACACCGAGCTCGGCGTGCTCAAGACGGGCAAGGAGGCCGACGTCAACCTCATCGAGCGCGCCGTCCCGGGGGGTCCGTCGTGCCTGCTGGCCGCGAAGCGCTACCGCAGCCCCGAGCACCGGCTGTTCCACCGCGACGCCGGCTACACCGAGGGCCGCCGGGTTCGCCGCTCGCGGGAGACCCGGGCCATGGCGCACCGCACCGAGTTCGGCCGTCAGCTGCTGGCCGGTCAGTGGGCCGCGGCGGAGTTCGCCGCCCTGACCCGGCTGACCGAGCTCGGCGCCCCGGTGCCGTACCCGGTGCAGCTGCTCGGCACGGAGGTGCTGCTGGAGTACCTCGACGAGCCGGACGGCTCCGCCGCGCCCCGCCTGGCCCAGCTGAGGCTCGACCGGGCGCACCTCGCGCGGCTCTGGCACCAGCTGGTGGACGTGCTCGGCCTGCTGGCCGACGAGGGGCTCGCGCACGGGGACCTCTCGCCGTACAACCTCCTCGTGCACCGCGGGGACCTCGTGGTCATCGACCTGCCCCAGGTGGTCGACGTGGTGGCGAACCCCCGCGGGGCCGAGATCGCGCGCCGCGACGTCACCGTCATGTGCACCTGGTTCACCTCCCGGGGGCTCGTCCAGGACCCCGACGACGTGCTCGCCGTGCTCGGCCGGCCCTGA
- the yaaA gene encoding peroxide stress protein YaaA, whose translation MLVLLPPSETKATGGRGAPLDLAALGHPGLTAVRRTLLDALVALAADVGGSLVALGLGPKQTHEVARNAQLLSSPTMPALQRYTGVLYDALDARTLTPRARARLAVSSALFGLLRATDPVPAYRLSAGSTLPGLGGLRTLWRPVLTPTLAAVDELVVDLRSGAYAALGPAPGAVTATVLTERPDGSRTVVSHLNKSHKGRLARALVSSRAEPHDAAGVARVAARAGLRVELVGEHEVVVLTDDAGHAR comes from the coding sequence GTGCTCGTGCTGCTGCCGCCCTCGGAGACCAAGGCCACCGGCGGGCGCGGGGCCCCGCTCGACCTCGCCGCACTGGGTCACCCGGGGCTCACCGCCGTGCGGCGCACCCTGCTCGACGCGCTCGTCGCCCTGGCCGCGGACGTGGGCGGCTCGCTGGTCGCGCTGGGCCTGGGGCCGAAGCAGACCCACGAGGTGGCCCGCAACGCGCAGCTGCTCAGCTCGCCCACCATGCCCGCTCTGCAGCGCTACACGGGAGTCCTCTACGACGCCCTCGACGCGCGCACCCTGACCCCCCGCGCCCGCGCCCGCCTCGCCGTCTCCTCCGCCCTGTTCGGACTCCTCCGCGCCACCGATCCCGTGCCCGCGTACCGACTCTCGGCCGGCTCCACCCTCCCCGGCCTCGGTGGGCTGCGCACCCTGTGGCGCCCGGTGCTGACCCCGACGCTTGCCGCGGTGGACGAGCTCGTGGTGGACCTGCGCTCGGGCGCGTACGCCGCGCTGGGGCCCGCGCCGGGGGCCGTGACCGCCACCGTGCTCACCGAGCGGCCCGACGGCTCCCGCACCGTGGTCAGCCACCTCAACAAGTCGCACAAGGGTCGCCTGGCCCGGGCGCTGGTGAGCTCGCGGGCCGAGCCGCACGACGCAGCCGGCGTGGCCCGGGTGGCGGCGCGGGCCGGACTGCGGGTCGAGCTCGTGGGTGAGCACGAGGTGGTCGTGCTCACCGACGACGCGGGTCACGCCAGGTAG
- a CDS encoding DoxX family protein — MLIRRIARPMLAAVFVAGGVDALRNPAPRVEAAAPLVAKGEQALPDDITDNIPTDPDTLVKINAAVQIGGGLLLASGKLPRLASLALAGSIVPTTLAGHAFWEETDPEAKAAHRTQFLKNVGLLGGLLIAAVDTEGKPSVAWRTRASAEHAQKALSAALPGSSSGHSGEALRGAAHTAAERGQELAHTVAESDTTKRLAAGGAALAATAAARAQDIAHQVAESDTTKKLAAQGQDLAQSAAQRGAALASEWADEGSRRGRALAKQARKEADSWASDASVRAGELATVARARAEELADEGTRRGRSLAKQARKEAARTAKQARKQADQRAATAADRVAELAAQAQTRGADLAAQAQAKGGELAGSYR; from the coding sequence GTGCTCATCCGCCGTATTGCTCGCCCCATGCTGGCCGCGGTCTTCGTGGCCGGCGGCGTGGACGCCCTGCGCAACCCCGCGCCCCGGGTGGAGGCGGCCGCCCCGCTGGTGGCGAAGGGCGAGCAGGCCCTGCCCGACGACATCACCGACAACATCCCGACCGACCCGGACACCCTGGTCAAGATCAACGCCGCGGTGCAGATCGGTGGTGGCCTCCTGCTCGCCAGCGGCAAGCTGCCGCGCCTGGCCTCGCTCGCCCTCGCCGGCAGCATCGTCCCGACCACCCTGGCCGGCCACGCCTTCTGGGAGGAGACCGACCCGGAGGCCAAGGCGGCCCACCGCACCCAGTTCCTCAAGAACGTCGGCCTGCTCGGCGGCCTGCTCATCGCCGCTGTCGACACCGAGGGCAAGCCCTCCGTCGCCTGGCGCACGCGGGCGAGCGCCGAGCACGCCCAGAAGGCTCTCTCCGCCGCCCTGCCCGGCTCGTCGAGCGGGCACTCCGGCGAGGCGCTGCGCGGGGCTGCGCACACGGCGGCCGAGCGGGGCCAGGAGCTGGCCCACACCGTCGCCGAGAGCGACACGACCAAGCGGCTCGCCGCAGGCGGAGCCGCCCTGGCCGCCACGGCCGCCGCCCGGGCCCAGGACATCGCCCACCAGGTGGCCGAGAGCGACACGACGAAGAAGCTCGCCGCCCAGGGGCAGGACCTCGCCCAATCCGCTGCCCAGCGCGGCGCCGCACTGGCCTCGGAGTGGGCCGACGAGGGCTCCCGGCGTGGCCGCGCCCTCGCGAAGCAGGCGCGCAAGGAGGCGGACAGCTGGGCCTCCGACGCCTCCGTCAGGGCCGGCGAGCTCGCCACCGTCGCACGGGCGCGGGCCGAGGAGCTGGCCGACGAGGGCACCCGGCGCGGCCGCTCGCTCGCCAAGCAGGCCCGCAAGGAGGCTGCGAGGACGGCCAAGCAGGCGCGCAAGCAGGCGGACCAGCGCGCCGCCACCGCCGCCGACCGCGTCGCCGAGCTCGCCGCCCAGGCCCAGACCCGGGGCGCGGACCTCGCCGCCCAGGCGCAGGCCAAGGGCGGGGAGCTGGCCGGCTCCTACCGCTGA
- a CDS encoding proline--tRNA ligase has product MITRLSTLFLRTLRDDPADAEVPSHKLLVRAGYVRRIAPGIYSWLPLGLRVLREVERVVREEMDAIGAQEISLPALLPRDPYERSGRWSEYGPGLFRLKDRKGGDYLLGPTHEELFALTVKGELSSYKDFPVTLYQVQTKYRDEERPRAGILRGREFVMKDSYSFDLDEQGLAASYAAHRGAYQRIFERLGVRYVVVSAVSGAMGGSASEEFLAESEVGEDTYVRCLESGYAANVEAVTTPAPPTIPLDGLPGAVEHATADTPTIDALVGWANGAELGRTVTAADTLKNILVKTRLPGGEWQLLGIGLPGDRGVDLKRLAASLEPAEVVLATEGDFAKNPFLVKGYIGPRALAANGVRYLVDPRVVSGTAWITGADADGRHVVDLVCGRDFTPDGTVEAAEVRAGDPSPDGAGLLVAARGIEIGHIFQLGRKYTDTFAVDVLGEDGTKVRPTMGSYGVGVSRLVAVIAEQSHDERGLRWPAEVSPADVHLVLAGRAKGGDEEVSAGAEQLAGELHAAGLRVLFDDRKASPGVKFADAELIGVPLVVVVGRGWKDGVVELRERFGDGGSRDVPAAEVVAEVVRLSAR; this is encoded by the coding sequence GTGATCACCCGCCTCTCGACCTTGTTCCTGCGCACCCTGCGCGACGACCCCGCCGACGCCGAGGTCCCCAGCCACAAGCTGTTGGTGCGCGCAGGGTACGTCCGGCGGATCGCCCCCGGGATCTACTCGTGGCTGCCCCTGGGGCTGCGGGTGCTGCGCGAGGTCGAGCGGGTCGTCCGCGAGGAGATGGACGCCATCGGCGCCCAGGAGATCAGTCTCCCCGCCCTGCTCCCGCGCGATCCCTACGAGAGGTCGGGCCGCTGGAGCGAGTACGGCCCCGGACTGTTCCGCCTCAAGGACCGCAAGGGCGGGGACTACCTGCTCGGACCGACCCACGAGGAGCTGTTCGCGCTCACGGTGAAGGGCGAGCTCAGCTCCTACAAGGACTTCCCGGTGACGCTGTACCAGGTGCAGACCAAGTACCGCGACGAGGAGCGTCCCCGCGCCGGCATCCTCCGCGGCCGCGAGTTCGTCATGAAGGACTCCTACTCGTTCGACCTCGACGAGCAGGGCCTCGCCGCCTCCTACGCGGCCCACCGGGGCGCCTACCAGCGGATCTTCGAGCGGCTGGGCGTCCGGTACGTCGTCGTCTCCGCCGTGTCCGGCGCGATGGGTGGTTCTGCCTCCGAGGAGTTCCTGGCCGAGAGCGAGGTCGGTGAGGACACCTACGTGCGCTGCCTCGAGTCCGGCTACGCGGCGAACGTGGAGGCCGTCACCACCCCGGCCCCCCCGACGATCCCCCTCGACGGGCTGCCGGGCGCCGTCGAGCACGCGACCGCGGACACCCCGACCATCGACGCCCTGGTCGGCTGGGCCAACGGGGCGGAGCTCGGCCGCACCGTGACCGCCGCCGACACCCTGAAGAACATCCTCGTGAAGACGAGGCTGCCGGGCGGCGAGTGGCAGCTGCTCGGCATCGGGCTGCCGGGCGACCGGGGGGTGGACCTCAAGCGGCTCGCGGCGTCGCTGGAGCCCGCCGAGGTCGTGCTGGCCACCGAGGGGGACTTCGCCAAGAACCCGTTCCTCGTCAAGGGCTACATCGGTCCCCGCGCCCTGGCCGCCAACGGGGTCCGGTACCTGGTCGACCCCCGCGTGGTCAGCGGCACCGCGTGGATCACCGGGGCCGACGCGGACGGACGGCACGTCGTCGACCTCGTCTGCGGCCGGGACTTCACCCCCGACGGCACCGTCGAGGCGGCCGAGGTCCGGGCGGGCGACCCCTCGCCGGACGGGGCCGGGCTCCTGGTGGCCGCGCGTGGGATCGAGATCGGTCACATCTTCCAGCTCGGTCGCAAGTACACCGACACGTTCGCGGTGGACGTGCTCGGTGAGGACGGCACCAAGGTCCGCCCGACGATGGGCTCCTACGGGGTGGGTGTCTCGCGCCTGGTGGCCGTCATCGCCGAGCAGTCCCACGACGAGCGGGGCCTGCGCTGGCCGGCCGAGGTGTCCCCGGCCGACGTGCACCTGGTGCTCGCGGGTCGGGCCAAGGGTGGCGACGAGGAGGTCTCGGCCGGGGCCGAGCAGCTCGCTGGTGAGCTGCACGCCGCAGGGCTGCGGGTGCTGTTCGACGACCGCAAGGCCTCGCCCGGGGTGAAGTTCGCGGACGCCGAGCTGATCGGCGTGCCGCTGGTGGTGGTGGTGGGCCGAGGGTGGAAGGACGGTGTCGTCGAGCTGCGCGAGCGCTTCGGCGACGGCGGCAGCCGTGACGTCCCCGCGGCGGAGGTGGTGGCCGAGGTCGTCCGGCTGTCGGCTCGCTGA
- a CDS encoding secondary thiamine-phosphate synthase enzyme YjbQ — translation MESTVLSIATGSSEVVRSITDECREFLTSIGAADGLLHVWVPHATAGVAVLETGAGSDTDLLESLEHLLPRDQRWVHRHGSPGHGRDHVLPALIAPHATVPVLAGTMALGTWQSVCLVDTNGDNHQRSVRLSFLRG, via the coding sequence GTGGAGTCGACGGTCCTGAGCATCGCGACCGGTAGCAGCGAGGTGGTCCGGTCGATCACCGACGAGTGCCGGGAGTTCCTCACCTCGATCGGCGCGGCGGACGGCCTGCTGCACGTGTGGGTGCCGCACGCCACGGCCGGGGTCGCGGTGCTGGAGACGGGCGCGGGCAGCGACACCGACCTGCTGGAGTCCCTGGAGCACCTGCTGCCGCGCGACCAGCGCTGGGTGCACCGGCACGGCTCGCCCGGGCACGGCCGCGACCACGTGCTGCCGGCCCTGATCGCCCCGCACGCGACCGTCCCCGTGCTCGCCGGGACCATGGCCCTGGGCACCTGGCAGTCGGTGTGCCTGGTCGACACCAACGGCGACAACCACCAGCGCAGCGTCCGGCTGAGCTTCCTGCGTGGCTGA